The genomic window ACCGTAGAAGAGCTGGTTTCGTTTATTTCTAAGGTAATGACGTTGCAACAAGGGGACATAATAGCAACGGGCACACCGAGCGGGATCGGGGCGATGCAAAAAGGAGATACCATAGAGATTAAAATAGAAGGGATAGGGACGTTACGGAATTATGTGCGGTGAGAAGACGTTAGAGGTCCTGTAACAGGGGATAACGCTCGGTGATCCTAGAGTAAAGTTTAAATATTGGGGAGACATATGTGAAACCATGCGAAGAATTATCCAGGTCAGAGTTTACAAAGGAGATAAGTACTACGTTGCCGAATGCATTGATTTACCGGTGGTGACGCAAGGAAAAACCTTGGATGAGGTCGCAGCTAATATAACGGAGGCTATCAGCTTGCACCTCGAAGGCGAAGATCTAGCAGAGTGGGGTATTCTTCCCGAGCATTCGATTCTGGTCAATTTTGAACTGCCGACTGCGTATGCCGAAACTTAAAACGCTCAGCG from Methanomicrobia archaeon includes these protein-coding regions:
- a CDS encoding type II toxin-antitoxin system HicB family antitoxin → MRRIIQVRVYKGDKYYVAECIDLPVVTQGKTLDEVAANITEAISLHLEGEDLAEWGILPEHSILVNFELPTAYAET